A single genomic interval of Caretta caretta isolate rCarCar2 chromosome 23, rCarCar1.hap1, whole genome shotgun sequence harbors:
- the NDUFA3 gene encoding NADH dehydrogenase [ubiquinone] 1 alpha subcomplex subunit 3, whose protein sequence is MAALSKIGAFLKDIWAKEPVITVSFAIGILATVAPLLSPYTKFSGMINRATPYVYPVPVRDDGKMPNIPSHPCDKEGPSLDWLKKL, encoded by the exons ATGGCGGCGTTGAGCA agatcgGCGCCTTCCTGAAGGACATCTGGGCCAAGGAACCCGTCATCACCGTCTCCTTCGCCATCGGCATCCTGG ccacGGTGGCGCCCCTGCTCAGCCCCTACACGAAGTTCTCCGGCATGATCAACCGAGCGACGCCCTACGTCTACCCAG TGCCCGTGCGAGATGACGGCAAGATGCCCaacatcccctcccacccctgtgaTAAGGAGGGGCCCAGCTTGGACTGGCTGAAGAAGCTGTGA
- the LOC125627960 gene encoding T-cell-interacting, activating receptor on myeloid cells protein 1 yields the protein MAVTLPVLLLTVALPKPSLVWDRATGAEAGIRLRCSVPGPLGAGWFTLHRDGTLGPVAKERAPAQGSEVTFLLPSVGPGERYRCGYWNRDAAGGRVESPLSDPANVTSDRYPKPSIAVSPGAEVSAGQTWTIRCWAPYAGMSFVLYRAREFWTERVPRGDPPTAEFHLGNAGTANAGRYTCYYHTTSEPFAWSNASNPLELSVIDVPSARERFVDVAGKLRVNCSVPDAPGGWFFLYRDGDPEPLAWITADGDNGPASFNLPEEQALGPGGVFSCRYGPEEPGPHFNLDLNDTEVQTQGSCSGGTNYSQTNALRLGLGAAVLLLALLFVAQACWEERHLQG from the exons ATGGCCGTGACTCTGCCAGTCCTGCTCCTGACGGTCG CTCTTCCGAAGCCGTCCCTCGTCTGGGACCGGGCCACAGGTGCCGAGGCGGGGATCAGGCTGCGCTGCTCTGTCCCGGGGCCGCTCGGGGCCGGCTGGTTCACCCTGCACCGGGACGGCACACTGGGCCCTGTGGCCAAGGAGCGGGCCCCAGCGCAGGGCTCAGAGGTCACGTTCCTGCTGCCCAGCGTTGGCCCTGGCGAGCGGTACCGCTGCGGCTACTGGAACCGGGATGCGGCCGGGGGGCGGGTGGAGTCCCCGCTCAGCGACCCCGCTAACGTCACCAGCG ATCGCTACCCCAAGCCATCCATCGCCGTCAGCCCCGGCGCGGAGGTCTCGGCCGGCCAGACCTGGACGATCCGGTGCTGGGCTCCGTATGCGGGGATGAGCTTCGTGCTGTACCGGGCACGGGAGTTCTGGACTGAGCGGGTGCCTCGCGGAGACCCCCCCACGGCCGAGTTCCACCTGGGGAACGCCGGCACCGCCAACGCGGGGAGATACACCTGCTACTATCATACCACCAGCGAGCCCTTCGCCTGGTCCAACGCCAGCAACCCCCTGGAGCTCAGCGTCatag ACGTTCCCAGCGCCCGGGAGAGGTTCGTGGACGTGGCCGGGAAGCTCCGGGTGAATTGCTCTGTCCCCGATGCCCCGGGTGGCTGGTTCTTCCTGTACCGAGACGGGGATCCCGAGCCCTTGGCCTGGATCACAGCCGATGGGGACAATGGGCCGGCCAGCTTCAATCTCCCGGAGGAGCAGGCCCTGGGCCCCGGCGGGGTCTTCAGCTGCCGCTACGGGCCGGAGGAACCGGGCCCCCATTTCAACCTGGATCTCAATGACACGGAGGTGCAGACCCAAG gcTCGTGCTCTGGGGGCACCAACTACAGCCAGACCAATGCACTGCGGCTGGGCCTGGGGGCCGCCgtcctgctgctggctctgctcTTTGTAGCCCAGGCCTGCTGGGAGGAGAGACACCTGCAAGGCTGA